A single Cucumis melo cultivar AY chromosome 4, USDA_Cmelo_AY_1.0, whole genome shotgun sequence DNA region contains:
- the LOC103486749 gene encoding uncharacterized protein LOC103486749 gives MAKFGEGDKRWIVEERPDGTNVHNWHWAETDCLEWSRNFLSKHLSSLPLLDGEGGLFIKTKKVDKVDGEAYVNIRKGKIIPGYELSVTLSWEGEAKDSAGESLQKVDGLVEIPYISDENADEDPEVRVSVKDEGPFGKRMKDAMLAKGKPIVLEKVRLYVQSMARGGPAKDDLEAKKVEPKSNQSTPAAAAAAATAPAASKPAVAAEKKKVKKGFKTITLTEKFSCRANILFEILMDDNRWKGFTQSNAKISKEVGGEISIFDGSVTGKNLELEEGKLIVQQWRFGSWPDGIHSTVKLTFDEPEPGVTIVKLVHSDVPEEDRYGNATVVENTERGWRDLIFHKIRAVFGFGI, from the exons ATGGCCAAGTTCGGCGAGGGCGACAAGCGGTGGATCGTCGAGGAACGTCCCGACGGCACCAATGTCCACAACTGGCACTGGGCTGAGACCGATTGCCTCGAATGGTCCCGTAATTTCCTCTCTAAGCATCTCTCTAGTCTCCCTCTTCTTGACGGCGAGGGCGGCCTGTTCATCAAGACCAAGAAGGTCGACAAGGTTGATGGTGAGGCCTACGTCAATATTCGGAAGGGGAAGATAATTCCTGGTTATGAACTTAGTGTTACTCTCTCTTGGGAAGGCGAGGCCAAGGATTCCGCCGGCGAATCTCTGCAGAAGGTTGATGGGCTTGTTGAGATTCCGTATATTTCTGATGAGAATGCCGATGAGGATCCTGAAGTTAGGGTTTCTGTTAAGGATGAAGGGCCGTTTGGGAAGAGAATGAAGGATGCTATGTTGGCTAAAGGGAAGCCGATTGTGTTGGAGAAGGTGAGGTTGTATGTGCAGAGTATGGCGAGGGGTGGGCCTGCTAAAGATGATTTGGAGGCTAAAAAGGTGGAGCCGAAGAGTAATCAATCGACTCCTGCTGCGGCGGCGGCCGCAGCAACTGCTCCTGCTGCATCAAAGCCAGCAGTGGCGGCAGAGAAGAAGAAAGTTAAGAAAGGGTTCAAGACAATAACTCTGACTGAGAAGTTCAGTTGTAGGGCTAACATCCTGTTTGAAATTCTCATGGATGACAATAGATGGAAAGGATTCACTCAGAGCAATGCTAAAATAAGCAAGGAAGTAGGTGGAGAGATCAGTATATTTGATGGGTCTGTCACCGGGAAGAACTTGGAGTTGGAAGAGGGGAAGTTGATTGTGCAACAATGGAGATTTGGAAGCTGGCCTGATGGCATTCATTCCACG GTGAAATTGACATTCGATGAGCCTGAGCCTGGTGTTACCATTGTGAAGTTGGTACACTCCGACGTGCCTGAGGAGGACAG ATATGGGAACGCAACTGTGGTGGAGAACACGGAAAGAGGCTGGCGGGATCTTATATTCCACAAGATCAGAGCAGTTTTTGGCTTTGGAATATGA